From Drosophila subpulchrella strain 33 F10 #4 breed RU33 unplaced genomic scaffold, RU_Dsub_v1.1 Primary Assembly Seq354, whole genome shotgun sequence, the proteins below share one genomic window:
- the LOC119560707 gene encoding another transcription unit protein isoform X2, whose translation MGDQNSDDDSGSSGSSRSGSRSVTPQGGSAPGSPRSRKSGSGSRSVSPQGGSAPGSPRSRKSGSGSRSVSPQGGSAPGSPRSRKSGSGSDRSRSGSRSSRSPSPQSQKSGSPQSRRSGSAHSRRSGSVHSRRSGTPQSHKSGSPQSRRSGSRHSRRSGSPRSQRSGSARSRKSGSAQSARSRSRSRSDTHKGSGNEESRSNSPNLQIDDERANSKSGSRSRSRSRSGSRTSRSRSKTGTPSPARSRSRSGSGSGSDIGVPKKKARKASGSDQEKHKSGSDSEMEESPTKAKKSRLIDSDSESDQEEAKKAPAAADIFGDADDISDDEEEAGPSQAKSPTRSKSRSRSRSRSRSRSMSRSRSRSRSRSRDRVESQVEQAPKEDEPEPLPETRIDVEIPRISADLGKEQHFIKLPNFLSVVTHPFDPETYEDEIDEEETMDEEGRQRIKLKVSNTIRWREFMDNKGDMVRESNARFVRWSDGSMSLHLGNEIFDAYRQPLLGDHNHLFIRQGTGLQGQSVFRTKLTFRPHSTESFTHKKMTMSLADRSSKTSGIKILTQVGKDPTTDRRGQLKEEEAKLRQAMRNQHKAQPKKKKSGAGEPLIGGGTSSYQHDDGSDDENAISLSAIKNRYKKGSGGGPAEVKASTIYSSDEDEGSDFEARRSKKVDKAKASKALRDSDSESDAGSAKSGKSDKSGGGGSGSGSDNEGSQKSGGGSSKSGSGSGSGSGSGSGSGSDNDD comes from the exons ATGGGTGACCAAAACTCTGACGATGACAGTG GTTCCTCCGGTTCCAGTCGCAGTGGCAGCCGCAGTGTCACGCCGCAAGGAGGCAGTGCACCCGG GTCCCCTCGTAGCCGTAAGTCGGGCAGTGGCAGCCGCAGTGTCTCACCGCAAGGAGGCAGTGCACCCGG GTCCCCTCGTAGCCGCAAGTCGGGCAGTGGCAGCCGCAGTGTCTCGCCCCAAGGAGGCAGTGCACCCGG GTCCCCTCGTAGCCGTAAGTCGGGCAGTGGCAGCGACAGATCCCGCTCGGGCTCCAGATCATCCAGATCTCCTTCCCCTCAAAGTCAGAAGTCGGGATCGCCTCAAAGTCGTAGATCAGGCTCCGCTCATAGTCGCAGATCAGGATCCGTTCATAGTCGCAGATCCGGCACCCCTCAAAGTCACAAGTCTGGATCGCCCCAAAGCCGTCGCTCCGGCTCCCGACATAGTCGTAGATCAGGTTCTCCTCGCAGCCAAAGATCCGGATCCGCTCGCAGTCGCAAATCCGGCTCGGCACAGAGCGCCAGATCTCGATCACGCTCCCGCAGTGACACACACAAGGGCAGTGGCAACGAGGAATCCCGCTCCAATTCGCCCAACCTGCAGATTGACGATGAGCGTGCCAACTCCAAGAGCGGCAGTCGTAGCAGAAGTAGGAGCAGGAGTGGCAGTCGCACATCCAGGTCGCGCTCCAAGACGGGCACTCCTTCACCCGCCAGAAGTCGCAGCCGCAGTGGATCTGGCTCCGGCAGCGACATTGGCGTGCCCAAGAAAAAGGCACGCAAGGCCAGTGGCTCAGATCAGGAGAAGCACAAGAGCGGAAGCGATAGCGAAATGGAGGAATCGCCCACCAAGGCGAAGAAGTCACGGCTGATCGACTCAGACAGCGAGTCCGATCAGGAGGAG GCAAAGAAAGCCCCTGCCGCAGCTGACATCTTCGGAGATGCCGACGATATTAGTGACGATGAGGAGGAAGCTGGACCATCCCAGGCTAAGTCCCCAACACGCTCCAAGAGTCGCAGTCGAAGCAGGTCTCGATCCCGCAGTCGTTCGATGAGCCGCTCGCGTTCCCGCTCAAGGTCGCGATCGCGGGATAGAGTCGAGTCTCAGGTGGAGCAGGCGCCCAAGGAAGATGAACCTGAACCGTTGCCCGAGACCCGAATCGACGTGGAGATTCCTCGCATCTCAGCGGATCTTGGAAAAGAGCAACACTTCATTAAGCTGCCCAACTTCTTGTCGGTGGTCACTCATCCTTTTGACCCGGAGACCTACGAAGATGAGATAGATGAGGAGGAAACCATGGACGAGGAGGGAAGGCAGCGCATCAAGCTCAAGGTGAGCAACACGATTCGCTGGCGTGAATTCATGGACAACAAGGGCGACATGGTGCGAGAGTCGAATGCGCGATTCGTGCGCTGGTCCGACGGGAGCATGTCCCTTCACTTGGGCAACGAGATCTTCGACGCCTACAGACAGCCGCTACTGGGAGACCATAACCATCTGTTCATCCGCCAGGGCACTGGTCTGCAGGGCCAGTCGGTGTTCAGGACTAAGCTCACCTTCCGTCCCCATTCCACGGAGTCGTTCACGCACAAGAAGATGACCATGTCATTGGCCGATCGCTCCAGCAAGACCAGCGGCATTAAGATCCTGACACAGGTGGGCAAGGACCCCACTACGGACAGGCGTGGGCAGCTCAAGGAGGAGGAGGCCAAGCTGCGCCAGGCGATGCGCAACCAACACAAAGCGCAGCCCAAGAAGAAGAAATCGGGTGCAGGTGAACCGCTAATTGGAGGCGGGACCTCATCCTACCAGCACGACGACGGCAGCGATGATGAAAATGCCATAAGTTTGAGCGCTATAAAGAACCGATACAAGAAGGGCTCCGGTGGTGGCCCGGCGGAGGTGAAGGCATCCACGATCTACTCCTCGGATGAGGACGAGGGCTCCGACTTCGAGGCGCGTCGCAGCAAGAAGGTGGACAAGGCGAAGGCCAGCAAGGCACTGCGCGACTCCGACAGCGAGTCCGATGCTGGCAGCGCCAAGAGCGGCAAGAGTGACAAGAGCGGCGGAGgaggcagcggcagcggaaGCGACAACGAGGGCAGCCAGAAGAGCGGCGGTGGCAGCAGCAAGTCGGGCAGTGGAAGCGGTAGTGGCAGTGGCTCCGGCAGCGGATCGGGAAGCGACAACGATGATTAG